The proteins below are encoded in one region of Neoasaia chiangmaiensis:
- the eda gene encoding bifunctional 4-hydroxy-2-oxoglutarate aldolase/2-dehydro-3-deoxy-phosphogluconate aldolase, protein MFQDTTRVDAVMTRCPVIPVLVVNDAALARPMAEALVAGGLTTLEVTLRTPCALDVIREMSKVEGALVGAGTVLNADDLARSVEAGARFIVSPGLTEGVAQAAVRHDVPLLPGIANAGDIMRGLDLGLTRFKFFPATVNGGLPALKALAAVFGQVRFCPTGGITEETAPEWLAHPAVACVGGSWLTSGAFDAGAIERRATVAATLGS, encoded by the coding sequence ATGTTTCAGGATACGACGCGCGTCGATGCCGTCATGACGCGCTGTCCGGTCATTCCGGTGCTGGTGGTGAACGATGCCGCCCTGGCGCGTCCGATGGCGGAAGCGCTCGTGGCCGGCGGGCTGACGACGCTGGAAGTCACGCTGCGTACGCCCTGCGCATTGGATGTCATCCGCGAGATGTCGAAGGTCGAGGGTGCGCTGGTGGGTGCCGGCACCGTGTTGAACGCGGACGATCTTGCCCGCAGTGTCGAGGCGGGCGCGCGTTTCATCGTCAGCCCCGGACTGACGGAAGGGGTGGCGCAGGCGGCGGTCCGGCATGATGTGCCGTTGCTGCCGGGCATTGCGAATGCAGGCGATATCATGCGTGGACTGGATCTGGGCCTGACGCGGTTCAAATTCTTTCCGGCGACGGTGAATGGCGGTCTGCCGGCGTTGAAGGCGCTGGCCGCCGTTTTCGGGCAGGTGAGGTTCTGCCCGACGGGTGGCATTACGGAGGAGACCGCGCCGGAATGGCTGGCACATCCGGCCGTGGCCTGCGTCGGTGGTTCGTGGCTGACGAGCGGTGCATTCGATGCTGGTGCGATCGAGCGCCGCGCAACGGTCGCCGCAACGTTGGGTTCCTGA
- a CDS encoding carbohydrate ABC transporter permease has protein sequence MAIKRSRSHGLAIGALGWLVAIWIFFPIFWMFITGFKTEVEAISTPPHLIFRPTLDSYREVFERANYWHFTFNTVAISVGATAVALTLSIPAAYAMAFLPNKRTRGTLLWMLSTRMLPPVGVLVPIYLIARNTHLLDTLTGLAIVDMLTNLPIVVWMLYTFFREVPVPILEAGRMDGANRWQEITVVLLPLALPGIASTGLLSLILCWNEAFWSLNLTSSNAAPLAAFIASFSSPEGLFFGKLSAASTLAVAPILVFGWLSQKQLVRGLTFGAVK, from the coding sequence ATGGCCATCAAACGCAGCCGTTCGCATGGTCTGGCCATCGGTGCCCTGGGGTGGCTGGTCGCCATCTGGATCTTCTTCCCGATCTTCTGGATGTTCATCACCGGCTTCAAGACCGAGGTCGAGGCGATCTCCACGCCGCCACACCTGATCTTCCGCCCCACGCTCGACAGCTATCGCGAGGTCTTCGAACGCGCCAACTACTGGCACTTCACATTCAATACCGTCGCCATCTCCGTCGGCGCTACGGCCGTCGCACTCACACTCTCCATTCCAGCGGCCTACGCCATGGCGTTCCTGCCCAACAAGCGGACGCGCGGCACGCTGCTCTGGATGCTCTCCACACGCATGCTGCCGCCGGTCGGCGTGCTGGTGCCCATCTACCTGATCGCACGCAACACGCATCTGCTCGATACCCTGACCGGCCTGGCCATCGTGGACATGCTCACGAATCTGCCGATCGTCGTCTGGATGCTCTACACCTTCTTCCGTGAAGTGCCGGTGCCGATCCTCGAAGCCGGGCGCATGGATGGTGCCAATCGCTGGCAGGAGATCACGGTCGTGCTGCTGCCGCTGGCACTGCCCGGCATCGCGTCCACCGGACTGCTGTCGCTGATCCTCTGCTGGAACGAGGCTTTCTGGTCGCTGAACCTGACATCGTCCAACGCGGCGCCCTTGGCTGCCTTCATCGCCTCCTTCTCATCGCCGGAAGGCCTGTTCTTCGGCAAGCTCTCCGCCGCCTCCACCCTCGCCGTGGCACCGATCCTGGTGTTCGGCTGGCTCAGCCAGAAGCAGCTGGTGCGCGGTCTGACCTTCGGTGCGGTGAAATGA
- a CDS encoding ABC transporter substrate-binding protein yields the protein MSRFTSFCRTTALAVLATGTCLSAAHADSTLTIATVNNGDMIIMRQLSGEFEKAHPGIHLNWVTLEENVLRQRVTTDIATGAGQFDIMTIGNYEVPIWAKQKWLAEVQPAADYDVNDILPAVRAGLTVNDRIYALPFYAESVMTYYRTDLFKKAGITMPEAPTYEQIRQYADKITDKSNQVYGMCLRGKPGWGENMAYVTSLVNTFGGQWFGMGWKPMLDSAAWKSAINWYVSILNADGPPGATSNGFNENLALFASGHCGMWIDSTVAGGMLFDPKQSQVASKVGFAPVPKGSFGKGPTWLWSWNLAIPASSKHTQDAQTFITWATSKEYVQLVAKQKGWVAVPAGTRQSTYDNADYKKAAPFASFVLNAINTADPNGQTAQPRPYGGAQFVGIPQFQAIGTQVGQTIAAALSGQMQVDQALAAAQSSTTRTMRQSGYTH from the coding sequence ATGTCCCGTTTTACATCGTTCTGTCGGACCACTGCTCTCGCCGTTCTCGCAACGGGAACATGTCTGTCCGCTGCCCATGCCGACAGCACCCTGACCATCGCCACCGTCAATAATGGCGACATGATCATCATGCGCCAGCTCTCGGGTGAGTTCGAGAAGGCCCACCCCGGCATCCACCTCAACTGGGTGACGCTGGAGGAGAACGTGCTTCGGCAGCGTGTCACCACGGACATCGCCACCGGCGCCGGCCAGTTCGACATCATGACGATCGGCAACTACGAAGTGCCGATCTGGGCCAAGCAGAAATGGCTGGCCGAGGTTCAGCCCGCCGCGGACTACGATGTCAACGACATCCTGCCCGCCGTGCGCGCCGGGCTGACCGTGAACGACAGGATTTATGCCCTGCCGTTCTACGCCGAAAGCGTCATGACCTATTACCGCACGGACCTGTTCAAGAAAGCGGGCATCACCATGCCCGAGGCCCCGACCTACGAACAGATCCGCCAGTATGCCGACAAGATCACGGACAAGTCGAACCAGGTCTATGGCATGTGTCTGCGCGGCAAGCCGGGCTGGGGCGAGAATATGGCCTATGTCACGTCGCTGGTGAATACCTTCGGCGGGCAGTGGTTCGGCATGGGGTGGAAGCCGATGCTGGATAGCGCCGCGTGGAAATCCGCCATCAACTGGTATGTCTCGATCCTGAACGCCGATGGGCCTCCGGGCGCCACGTCCAACGGCTTCAACGAAAACCTCGCGCTGTTCGCCAGCGGCCATTGCGGCATGTGGATCGATTCCACCGTTGCCGGCGGCATGCTGTTCGATCCGAAGCAGTCGCAGGTCGCGAGCAAGGTCGGCTTCGCACCGGTGCCGAAGGGCAGTTTCGGCAAGGGACCGACGTGGCTCTGGAGCTGGAACCTCGCCATCCCGGCCAGTTCCAAGCACACGCAGGACGCACAGACCTTCATCACATGGGCAACGTCGAAGGAATACGTCCAGCTGGTTGCCAAACAAAAAGGCTGGGTCGCCGTGCCGGCCGGCACGCGCCAGTCAACCTATGACAATGCCGATTACAAGAAGGCGGCACCCTTCGCCAGCTTCGTGCTGAACGCCATCAATACGGCGGATCCGAATGGACAGACTGCCCAGCCCCGCCCCTATGGCGGCGCGCAGTTCGTCGGCATTCCGCAGTTCCAGGCCATCGGCACGCAGGTAGGCCAAACCATCGCGGCGGCGCTCTCCGGCCAGATGCAGGTCGATCAGGCCCTTGCCGCAGCACAAAGCTCGACGACGCGCACCATGCGCCAGTCCGGCTACACGCACTGA
- the edd gene encoding phosphogluconate dehydratase — protein MALHPAVSAVTDRIIERSRVSRRRYLALMARNRAQGIMRPRLACGNLAHGLAAAGEDKARLMQGRSVNLGIVTSYNDMLSAHQPYGRYPDQMKLYAREMGATAQVAGGVPAMCDGVTQGQEGMELSLFSRDVIAMSTAVGLSHGMFEGVALLGICDKIVPGLLIGALRFGHLPTMLIPAGPMTSGLPNKEKQRVRQLYAEGKVDQSALMEAEAASYHGPGTCTFYGTANTNQMMVEIMGLMMPDSAFSNPSTHLRQALTRAGVHRLVEISRPGDGHRPLSELVDEKAIVNAAVGLLATGGSTNHAIHLPAIARAAGIVIDWADLDALSRAVPLMTRAYPNGSADVNAFNDAGGMPTLIGSLCDAGLLHEDIVTVSAGGMRDYARRAEMQDDVLVYRAAGPSEDRAVLRDAREPFLPDGGMRLVSGNLGRGIYKTSAVEASRQTIEAPAAIFDTQQGVIDAFKRGELDRDVVVVVRFQGPDANGMPELHRLTPTLAVLQDRGYRVALMTDGRMSGASGKVPAAIHIGPEAQSGGPLARLRDGDRVLVCAATGRIEALVPSAEWDARVPVPPPPPGLGTGRELFALMRTRSDSAEAGGSAMLAAMDGIVDTIGDSIDEGR, from the coding sequence ATGGCCTTACATCCTGCCGTTTCCGCCGTGACGGACCGCATCATCGAGCGTTCGCGTGTGTCGCGTCGGCGATATCTTGCGCTGATGGCGCGCAACCGTGCCCAGGGAATCATGCGGCCGCGGCTGGCCTGCGGTAATCTGGCGCATGGGCTGGCGGCGGCGGGTGAGGACAAGGCGCGTCTCATGCAGGGACGCAGCGTTAATCTTGGTATTGTCACCAGCTATAACGATATGCTCTCGGCGCATCAGCCCTATGGTCGTTATCCGGACCAGATGAAGCTGTATGCGCGCGAAATGGGTGCGACGGCGCAGGTTGCGGGTGGCGTTCCGGCGATGTGCGACGGCGTGACGCAAGGGCAGGAGGGCATGGAGCTTTCCCTGTTCTCGCGCGATGTGATCGCCATGTCCACGGCTGTCGGATTGAGCCATGGCATGTTCGAAGGCGTGGCGTTGCTGGGTATTTGCGACAAGATCGTGCCGGGATTGCTGATCGGCGCGTTACGCTTTGGCCATTTGCCCACGATGCTGATCCCGGCCGGGCCGATGACCTCCGGGTTGCCGAACAAGGAAAAGCAGCGCGTCCGGCAGCTTTATGCGGAAGGCAAGGTCGATCAGTCGGCGTTGATGGAGGCGGAGGCCGCGTCCTATCATGGACCGGGCACATGCACCTTCTACGGCACGGCCAACACGAACCAGATGATGGTGGAGATCATGGGGCTGATGATGCCCGATTCCGCCTTCAGCAACCCCAGCACACACCTGCGCCAGGCGCTCACGCGGGCGGGCGTGCATCGGCTGGTGGAGATCAGCCGGCCGGGGGACGGGCATCGCCCGTTGTCGGAACTGGTGGACGAAAAGGCGATCGTGAATGCCGCGGTCGGTCTGCTGGCGACCGGCGGGTCCACCAATCACGCCATTCATCTGCCGGCCATCGCGCGTGCCGCGGGGATCGTCATCGACTGGGCCGATCTGGATGCCTTGTCACGCGCGGTGCCGTTGATGACGCGTGCCTATCCGAATGGCTCGGCGGATGTGAACGCCTTCAACGATGCCGGTGGAATGCCGACCCTGATCGGATCGCTTTGCGATGCCGGGCTTCTGCATGAGGATATCGTCACAGTTTCGGCGGGGGGAATGCGGGATTATGCCCGGCGCGCGGAGATGCAGGACGATGTGCTGGTCTATCGTGCGGCGGGTCCGTCCGAAGACCGGGCCGTCCTGCGCGATGCGCGGGAGCCGTTTCTGCCGGATGGCGGCATGCGTCTGGTGAGCGGCAATCTGGGGCGCGGGATCTACAAGACGAGCGCCGTGGAGGCTTCGCGCCAGACCATCGAAGCGCCGGCGGCGATTTTCGATACGCAGCAGGGCGTCATCGATGCCTTCAAACGTGGCGAACTTGACCGGGATGTCGTGGTCGTCGTGCGGTTTCAGGGGCCGGATGCCAACGGCATGCCGGAACTCCATCGTCTGACGCCGACATTGGCGGTGTTGCAGGATCGCGGATATCGCGTGGCGCTTATGACGGATGGGCGCATGTCCGGGGCCAGCGGAAAGGTGCCGGCGGCCATTCATATCGGACCGGAGGCGCAGTCGGGTGGCCCGTTGGCAAGATTGCGCGATGGCGATCGCGTGCTTGTCTGTGCGGCAACCGGGCGTATCGAGGCGCTCGTGCCGTCGGCCGAGTGGGATGCCCGCGTGCCCGTTCCGCCGCCGCCGCCGGGACTTGGCACGGGGCGCGAATTGTTTGCGTTGATGCGCACGCGTTCGGACAGTGCGGAAGCCGGCGGTTCGGCCATGCTGGCGGCAATGGACGGGATTGTGGACACGATCGGTGATTCGATCGACGAAGGGAGATAA
- a CDS encoding TonB-dependent receptor domain-containing protein, giving the protein MVNLCKNKRRAAALFGATILASVPFATLQAAYAQSTPASGKHSKKPHRQAARKAAPVATSSAPANTATGTLSHPMQARDLRPYVAPASQSEAVNSNAENIVVTGSALSTSNNTSANPVQIVTSKQIQQTGAATLSDFFQRLPSVGSSGTYNTQTNGTDGAACLDLRNLGQKRVLVLIDGKRTTVNGDSNCVDMNSLPIQQVASIEILKDGGSELYGADAVSGVVNIKLKHNLNDANITLRGGITGHGDNRTGIISGYKGWNFDHGRGNLTLFGSYMTQGGVQQADRSWSRNNIQLNNPASGTTPSFGSGTSPFGTFYGAENTYVGNSYNGGVKPFTSADRYNYGADQSLVNALQDSNLSGDAHYDVNDHLSLYSSVLYSHKTSMSMMAPEPATGSVPPSNLPSSILIPENYPGNTTGEELQMYRRMNEYGNRENQSAIDTVTGKFGAQGDIYAGWKYDLSYTYGVSMETTQFANVGLLAPLLQEYGLSSVNPGDSGTDLYYNPNACAGSAGCVPSSVFGKLSPDAVKYANYNTIDHSQYQLRDLNLRINNNHVVHMPWSNGGDLGIALGMEHRGEQLTHNPDPQTVAGNTLGNTVTPTSGGFNVTEGYIEGKLTLLKDAPLAHDLTIDGQGRYSSYNTFGSAYNWKGSIDWAPTRDIRFRGTIGTSLRQPNVYELYGGTTLSYNTALDPCAGATSPVIVANCQKAGVHSPGTFTQAGGGQIQTLEGGNPKLKPEVGRTYTFGTVITPRWIPGLSTSAEFWHYTITGTIGSLTTQYILDNCYNGQQTNLCGVVDRLSNGQINSVGAIDENLGVYHESGVDWDFTYRFHVTPRDIFTVDNNFQYLVNQSQQNVPGGQYYNYTGALFYQNGSAQPRVRDYATLSWQHGPFGISYMMQYIGGAHWNDSSVFLDPTQYGRVKTPGMVQQDITLTYNYKKWAFEGGVQNIAGKNPPFVADGTENTSSGQYGNFYYGRYIFLQAGLNF; this is encoded by the coding sequence ATGGTTAACCTCTGCAAAAACAAGCGTCGCGCCGCTGCCCTGTTTGGCGCAACGATCTTGGCCTCGGTGCCTTTTGCAACCCTTCAGGCTGCATACGCCCAGAGCACCCCAGCCTCCGGAAAACACAGCAAGAAACCACACAGACAGGCCGCCAGGAAAGCGGCGCCGGTAGCCACCTCTTCCGCACCCGCAAACACCGCTACCGGTACGCTGTCGCATCCGATGCAGGCGCGGGATCTGCGCCCCTACGTCGCACCGGCCAGCCAGTCCGAGGCGGTCAATTCCAACGCCGAAAACATTGTGGTTACAGGTTCGGCGCTCAGCACGTCCAACAATACCAGCGCCAATCCGGTCCAGATCGTTACATCGAAGCAGATCCAACAGACCGGCGCCGCGACACTGAGCGATTTCTTCCAGCGGTTGCCGTCGGTCGGATCGTCGGGAACCTACAACACACAAACGAACGGTACGGACGGCGCAGCCTGTCTTGACCTGCGTAACCTGGGTCAGAAGCGTGTTCTCGTACTGATCGACGGCAAGCGGACCACCGTCAACGGTGATTCCAATTGCGTCGACATGAACTCGCTGCCGATCCAGCAAGTCGCCAGCATCGAAATCCTCAAGGACGGCGGTTCCGAGCTCTACGGCGCGGATGCCGTTTCCGGCGTCGTAAACATCAAGCTCAAGCACAACCTGAACGATGCCAACATCACGCTCCGCGGCGGTATCACAGGACATGGCGACAACCGAACCGGCATCATTTCAGGCTATAAAGGCTGGAATTTCGATCATGGTCGCGGCAATCTGACGCTGTTCGGCTCCTACATGACGCAAGGCGGCGTGCAGCAGGCAGACCGCTCCTGGTCACGCAACAATATCCAGCTCAACAATCCGGCGAGCGGCACGACGCCTAGTTTCGGTTCAGGAACGTCCCCCTTCGGCACCTTTTACGGCGCCGAAAACACCTATGTCGGCAACAGTTATAATGGCGGCGTAAAGCCGTTCACGTCCGCCGACCGGTACAATTACGGCGCCGACCAGTCGCTTGTGAATGCGTTGCAGGATTCGAACCTTTCCGGTGACGCGCATTACGACGTCAACGATCATCTGTCGCTCTATTCGAGCGTGCTCTATTCTCACAAGACATCCATGTCGATGATGGCGCCCGAGCCGGCAACGGGCAGCGTGCCGCCGTCGAATCTGCCGAGCTCGATCCTGATTCCCGAAAACTATCCGGGCAATACGACGGGCGAAGAGCTTCAGATGTATCGCCGGATGAACGAATATGGCAATCGCGAGAACCAGTCGGCCATCGATACCGTGACCGGCAAGTTCGGCGCACAGGGCGATATCTATGCCGGCTGGAAATACGATCTGTCGTATACCTACGGCGTCAGCATGGAGACGACCCAATTCGCCAACGTCGGCCTGCTTGCGCCGCTCCTACAGGAATATGGTCTGTCTTCGGTCAATCCCGGCGATTCAGGTACCGACCTCTATTACAACCCTAATGCCTGCGCGGGCTCTGCCGGCTGCGTTCCGTCGAGTGTTTTCGGCAAGCTTTCGCCGGACGCCGTCAAGTATGCCAACTACAACACGATCGACCACAGCCAGTATCAGCTCCGCGATCTGAACCTGCGCATCAACAACAACCATGTCGTGCATATGCCATGGTCCAATGGCGGCGATCTCGGCATCGCGCTCGGCATGGAACATCGTGGCGAACAGCTGACGCATAATCCGGACCCGCAAACGGTCGCAGGCAATACGCTCGGCAACACAGTCACCCCGACATCCGGCGGCTTCAATGTCACGGAAGGCTATATCGAAGGCAAGCTGACCCTGCTCAAGGATGCGCCGCTCGCCCATGACCTGACAATCGACGGACAGGGTCGTTATTCGTCCTACAACACCTTCGGTTCGGCCTATAACTGGAAGGGCTCGATCGACTGGGCGCCGACGCGCGACATCCGCTTCCGCGGCACGATCGGCACGTCATTGCGTCAGCCAAACGTCTACGAGCTCTACGGCGGCACGACGCTGAGCTACAACACGGCGCTTGATCCGTGCGCGGGCGCGACGTCGCCTGTGATCGTCGCCAACTGCCAGAAGGCCGGCGTGCACAGCCCCGGCACCTTCACGCAGGCCGGTGGCGGACAGATCCAGACGCTGGAAGGCGGCAATCCCAAGCTCAAGCCGGAAGTCGGCCGCACCTATACATTCGGCACGGTCATCACGCCGCGCTGGATTCCGGGCCTGTCGACGTCCGCCGAGTTCTGGCATTACACGATTACCGGAACGATCGGGTCGCTCACCACACAGTATATCCTCGATAACTGTTACAACGGTCAGCAAACCAACCTCTGTGGCGTTGTGGACCGTCTTTCCAACGGCCAGATCAACAGTGTCGGCGCGATCGATGAAAACCTCGGTGTCTATCATGAAAGCGGCGTCGACTGGGATTTCACCTATCGCTTCCATGTCACGCCCCGTGACATCTTCACCGTGGATAACAATTTCCAGTACCTGGTAAACCAGAGCCAGCAGAACGTGCCCGGTGGTCAGTATTACAACTACACAGGCGCCCTGTTCTATCAGAACGGCTCTGCCCAACCGCGCGTTCGCGACTATGCCACGCTGAGCTGGCAGCATGGCCCGTTCGGCATCAGCTACATGATGCAATATATCGGCGGCGCACACTGGAACGACAGCTCGGTGTTTCTGGACCCGACGCAATATGGCCGCGTCAAGACGCCGGGCATGGTTCAGCAGGACATCACGCTGACCTACAACTATAAGAAATGGGCTTTCGAAGGCGGCGTTCAGAACATCGCCGGGAAAAATCCGCCTTTCGTTGCAGACGGCACGGAAAACACATCTTCCGGGCAGTACGGCAACTTCTACTACGGTCGCTATATCTTCCTTCAGGCCGGCCTGAACTTCTAA
- a CDS encoding FGGY-family carbohydrate kinase, with protein sequence MDVVIGIDVGTGSARAGVFTLDGEKRASAVTPIRTWRPVPDYAQQSSADIWQAVCRSVRDAMAQSGEVNVRGIGFDATCSLVVIGPDDLGLSVDPDNAPEQDIILWADHRAIKEAAEINAGRHDVLRYVGGTISPEMETPKLLWLKRHRPETFANAQYFFDLPDFLTWRATGSDSRSCCSTACKWTYLAHEERWDDAYFESIGLGELPNEGFRRIGRDVRPLGQSVGNGLNARAAEELGLAVGIPVGVSAIDAHAGGIGLLGASSTGADDAVLNRSLALICGTSSCHMAVSEDPRFVKGVWGPYSQAMIPGMWLNEAGQSAVGSLVDFVIETHAQGPALAQQAEREKTSVYALLNDRLERLESGAVPGTLTADLHVLPDFHGNRSPHADPSLRGAIDGLPMSATIDDLARLYLATIQGLAYGTRDIIDALNAEGYRIDTIFATGGWTKNAVFLREHANATGCRILLPREPDAVLLGAAILGAVAGAAFADLRTAMAAMSHEGKEVRPDAHTRAYHGAKLDIARDMHLNQLRYRRRMDASGLHKTGPPIVA encoded by the coding sequence ATGGATGTTGTTATTGGTATCGATGTCGGAACGGGAAGCGCCAGAGCAGGCGTATTCACGCTCGACGGTGAAAAGCGGGCCTCCGCCGTCACGCCGATCCGCACGTGGCGGCCGGTGCCTGATTATGCACAACAATCCTCGGCGGATATCTGGCAAGCGGTATGTCGCAGCGTGCGCGACGCTATGGCGCAGAGCGGCGAGGTCAATGTGCGCGGCATCGGGTTCGATGCCACATGCTCTCTGGTGGTGATCGGCCCGGACGATCTCGGCCTGTCGGTCGATCCTGACAATGCGCCTGAACAGGACATCATCCTCTGGGCCGACCATCGCGCCATCAAGGAAGCCGCCGAGATCAACGCCGGACGGCATGACGTTTTGCGTTACGTCGGCGGTACGATCTCGCCGGAGATGGAAACACCGAAACTCCTTTGGCTGAAACGCCACCGGCCCGAAACCTTCGCAAACGCGCAGTATTTTTTCGACCTGCCGGATTTCCTGACATGGCGTGCGACAGGCTCCGATTCACGTTCCTGCTGCTCGACAGCCTGCAAATGGACTTACCTTGCGCATGAGGAACGTTGGGACGACGCCTATTTCGAATCGATCGGCCTCGGTGAATTGCCGAACGAGGGATTCCGGCGCATCGGGCGCGATGTGCGCCCGCTGGGCCAGAGCGTCGGCAACGGCCTGAATGCCCGGGCGGCCGAGGAACTCGGGCTGGCCGTCGGCATTCCCGTCGGCGTGTCGGCGATCGACGCCCATGCGGGCGGAATCGGCCTGCTCGGGGCCTCCAGCACGGGTGCGGACGATGCCGTGCTCAACCGTTCGCTGGCCCTGATCTGTGGAACCTCCAGCTGCCATATGGCGGTTTCGGAAGACCCCCGCTTCGTCAAAGGCGTCTGGGGACCGTATTCCCAGGCAATGATCCCGGGCATGTGGCTGAACGAGGCGGGACAGTCCGCTGTCGGTTCGCTGGTGGATTTCGTCATCGAGACCCACGCCCAGGGACCGGCTCTGGCCCAGCAGGCGGAGCGCGAGAAGACCAGCGTCTACGCCCTGCTGAACGACCGGCTCGAGCGGTTGGAAAGCGGCGCTGTTCCCGGCACGTTGACGGCCGATCTGCATGTGCTGCCGGATTTTCACGGCAATCGCTCGCCTCATGCGGATCCCAGTCTTCGCGGCGCGATCGACGGACTGCCGATGTCCGCCACGATCGACGATCTCGCGCGGCTTTACCTCGCGACGATCCAGGGTCTGGCCTACGGCACGCGCGATATCATCGATGCACTGAACGCCGAAGGGTACCGCATCGACACGATCTTCGCGACGGGCGGCTGGACCAAGAATGCCGTCTTCCTGCGCGAACACGCCAATGCCACCGGCTGCCGTATCCTGCTGCCGCGCGAGCCCGACGCCGTGCTGCTCGGGGCCGCGATCCTCGGTGCCGTGGCCGGCGCTGCCTTTGCGGACCTCCGCACCGCCATGGCCGCCATGAGCCATGAAGGCAAGGAGGTTCGGCCGGATGCCCATACGCGCGCCTATCACGGTGCGAAGCTGGACATCGCGCGCGACATGCATCTCAACCAGTTGCGCTACCGACGGCGCATGGACGCATCGGGGCTGCATAAGACCGGACCGCCCATCGTGGCATGA
- a CDS encoding carbohydrate ABC transporter permease has protein sequence MNAPPAAHATPKKARSAGFALLAPAVTILLVWSIVPLVLTLWYSFRNYNLVDPTLHGFAGVNNYWYLLTDPDFLRSLLNTAILVGGVLVVSVGGGTLLAVLYDQEFIGRGIARVLAISPFFVMPTVSALVWKNLMLHPIYGVYSWMMRAVGLTPIDWLQRFPMATVMMIVAWEWLPFAILILLTAVQSLDSEQKEAARMDGAGPIARFRYIILPHLSRAITVVVMIETIYLLTIFAEISVTTAGGPGVASTNLAFLIYSRALLQFDVGGASAGGVIAIIIANIVAAFLVRAVARNLEV, from the coding sequence ATGAACGCGCCCCCCGCGGCGCACGCCACGCCGAAGAAAGCCAGAAGCGCGGGTTTCGCGCTTCTGGCCCCGGCGGTGACGATCCTTCTCGTATGGTCGATCGTACCCCTGGTGCTGACCCTGTGGTATTCGTTTCGCAACTACAATCTGGTCGATCCGACGCTTCACGGCTTCGCTGGCGTCAACAATTACTGGTATCTGCTGACCGACCCGGACTTCCTCCGTTCGCTGCTCAACACGGCGATCCTGGTTGGCGGCGTGCTGGTCGTCAGCGTGGGCGGCGGCACCTTGCTGGCCGTCCTCTACGATCAGGAATTCATCGGGCGCGGCATTGCGCGCGTGCTGGCCATTTCGCCGTTCTTCGTCATGCCGACGGTTTCCGCCCTTGTGTGGAAGAACCTGATGCTGCACCCGATCTACGGCGTTTATTCCTGGATGATGCGCGCCGTAGGCCTGACGCCGATCGACTGGCTGCAACGTTTCCCCATGGCGACTGTCATGATGATCGTCGCATGGGAATGGCTGCCTTTCGCCATCCTGATCCTGCTGACCGCCGTCCAGTCCCTGGACAGTGAACAGAAGGAAGCCGCCCGTATGGACGGCGCAGGCCCGATCGCGCGTTTCCGCTACATCATCCTGCCGCATCTCAGCCGCGCGATCACCGTCGTGGTGATGATCGAGACGATCTATCTCCTGACGATCTTCGCGGAAATCTCCGTCACGACGGCCGGCGGCCCTGGCGTTGCCTCCACCAATCTCGCCTTCCTCATCTATTCCCGCGCCCTGCTGCAGTTCGATGTGGGCGGCGCATCAGCCGGTGGCGTCATCGCCATCATCATCGCCAATATCGTCGCCGCTTTCCTCGTCCGGGCCGTCGCCCGCAATCTGGAGGTCTGA